CTTGAGAATTTTGACGGATATGTTCAGGTTAATTTTTCAAAAGGGCTTAATCCTGTTCCGGACGGAAAGAAAGCCGTTCGTTTTTTGGGAAGGGTAAAGTTTGATGACGGAAAATTAAAACTTGACGGTATATCTGTTTATCAGCCGTTAAAAGACGGTGTTCTTAAAAATTAATTTTTTTATTATTATTTTTGATAATTTGTGTAGATTTTAAAAATTTGATGAAAATATATATACGTAATGAATAATCGGGAGGTCATTATGGCTAAAGCGGCAGAAGAAAAAATGCCAGTAGAAATGTCTGAGAAGTTAAAGGCTCTTGAAGCTGCACGACTTCAGATAGAAAAGCAGTTCGGTACGGGCTCACTCATGAAGCTTGGAACAAAAACAGATGCAACTGCAATTGACGTTATTCCTTCGGGATCGATTCTTCTTGATGAAGCTCTGGGAATCGGAGGATATCCGAGGGGAAGAATTATAGAAATGTATGGTCCTGAAAGTTCAGGAAAGACGACTCTTGCCCTTCATGCTGTGGCAGAAGCACAGAAACTTGGCGGTATTGCGGCATTTATTGATGCGGAACATGCTCTTGATCCTGTTTATGCAAAGAACCTTGGTGTTAATATTGATGAACTTTATGTATCCCAGCCGGATACGGGAGAACAGGCTCTTGAGATTTGTGAGCAGCTGGTACGTTCCGGTGCTGTTGACATTATCGTAATAGACTCTGTTGCTGCCCTTACTCCGCAGAAAGAAATCGAAGGAGAAATGGGTGATTCTGTAATGGGTGTACAGGCTCGTCTTATGAGTCAGGCTTTAAGAAAGCTTACTGCTATCGTCGGAAAGAGCAAGTGTCTTGTAGTTTTCATCAATCAGATCCGTATGAAAATCGGCGTTATGTTCGGAAATCCGGAAACGACAACCGGTGGAAACGCACTTAAATTCTATTCATCAATCCGCCTTGAAATCCGCAGAATAGAATCAATTGACGGAAAGGGAGATGAAGATGCAATCGGAAACAGAGTACGCGTAAAGATTGTAAAGAATAAAGTTGCTCCGCCATTCAGAAAGGTTGAACTTGACATCTATTTCGGAAAGGGAGTTTCTGCTGCCGCTTCGATTCTGGATTCTGCCGTTAAGCATGGTCTTATTGACAAGCGCGGCGCATGGTATACCCGCGGTGACGAAAAGGTAGGTCAGGGTAAGGAAAATGCCGTAAATTATATAGAAAATAATCCTGAATACCGCATTCAGCTTGAGCATACTCTTCGTGAAAAAATCTTCCCGGGACAGGTTCTCCGTACGAAAGAGGGAGAAGTTGTAACTGAGGAACAGATAAAGGCTTACGAAAAAGAAATGCGTGCAAAGGGAGTTGGAGTTCCTGCCCAGACGGATGAGGCGGAACCTGCTTCTGAACCTGCTCCGGTAAAGGAAACTAAAACTGCTTCCAGGGCAGCAGGGCTTGCAAAGGCTGCCGCAGAAAAACCGTCAGTAGAGGATTTGTTCTGATTATGACTTGTACAGTGCTTGGTCTTGGCTCAAATAAAGGTTTTCAAAATCTTGCTCCCGGAAAAGTTCTGGATGAAGCCTGCAGGGCACTGTCGTCTGTTCTTAAAAATGCTGTATTTTCTTCAGTCTATGTAACAAAACCTATGTATTATGAAGATCAGGATTACTTTCATAACATGGTGTGTGCAGGCTGGTATGAGGGTACGGCATTTGAACTTCTGGATGAAATACATAGAATTGAGGCTTCTTTCGGGCGTGACCGTTCGAAAGAAATTCGTTACGGATGCAGATCTCTGGATATAGACATTGAACTTTTCGGAAAAGAAAAAATTTCTGAAGAAAATCTTGTCGTTCCCCATGAAAAATTTCTTGAAAGAAGTTTTGTTTTGACACCCTTTCATGAAGTTTTAAAAAAATATGCCGATATTGAATTTGAGGGTTGTCTTTTAAAAGACAGTCTTCCATTTTCAAAAGAATATATAAAAACACAGCTTGATTTGTTGAAGACTCAGGAAGTTGTACTGGAGCGGTCTTAAAACAGAATCAGCAGGGAGCATTTTTATGGAACAGACTCAGGTTTTAGAAACATCAGTAACGGACGATGTTCAGTCAAGACGTCAGAAATTCAGTGCAGGTATTTTTGAAGGGCCTCTTGATCTGCTTCTGAGCCTTATACGTGAAAATAAAATAAATATTTATGACATTCCTATTGCAGAAATTACAGATCAGTTTCTTGATTATCTTGACTATGCAGTGGAACTTGATCTTCAGGATTTGAGTGATTTTTATGCAATGGCATCCAAACTTGTTCATATAAAAAGCCTTATGCTTCTTCCTGTTGAAGTAAAATATGAAGAAGGCGAAAGCATGGAAGATCCTCGTGATGAACTTGTAGCCCAGCTTATTGAGTATCAGAAATTCAAGAAGCTTTCGGTTCTTATGGAAGAGCAGGAGGAACAGAGCGAGTGGAGCTTTGAGCGTAAGAAGATTGAAAGACTTCTTCCTTTTGATGATGAGGATTCAATGTGGGAAAAGGTTGATTCCTGGGCTCTTCTTCAGGATATGCAGAAGATTTTTAAGAATCTTACGAATGTTTCTCAGGACGACAGGATAATCAATATGAATGAGAGCATTACACCGAATGAAAAAATTGCGCTTATGAATGAACTTCTGGAGCGTAACGGTGAATGCATGTTTACTGACCTTATTACCCGCCGGGGTAACGAACTTGACGTTGTATGTGCATTTATGGCAATCTTAGAGGCCGTTAAACTCAAACTGGCAGATATATTTCAGAACAGAATGTTTGGAGACATAAAGATATGCAGGAAGAAGCAGGCAGCGTAAGCGAAGTTACCGAATCAGAAAATCTGGAAAAAAATAAAGAAAGTGCTGCTGAAAATACTGCAGTGGAAGAAAAATCTGAAAAACAGGTTTCTGAAAACGAGACGGAACAGGAAACTGCTGATGATGATTCCTATGAAGAAGAATCTGAAACGGAACTTTTAAGGGAAGAACAGACGGAACTTGATATCCGGCGCGAAAACATGACGCTGGATGGAGAAACGGCATTGCTTGAAACAGTACTTTTTCTTGAAAGTGAACCGCAGAATGTTGACAGTCTGTCCAGAATTACAAAATTATCACCTGATGTAATAAAAGAATGTCTTGAAAATCTTAAGGCAAAATATTCAGCCCCTGATTCGGGAATTGAACTGTCTCAGATAATCGGAGGCTGGATTCTTACGCCAAAAAAAGAGTGCTTTGATTTCGTAAAAGAGCGTTACGGCAAGAAAAATGACGGTAAGCTTAGTAAGGCTGCCGTTGAGACTCTTTCGATTATTGCATACAGTCAGCCTATTACCCGTGCAGAGATAGAAAGTATCCGCCATGTAAGCGTTGATAACATGATGAGGATTCTTCTTGAGCGTAATTTTATAAAGGAAGTCGGAAAAAAAGATATTCCTGGTAAACCTACTCTGTACGGAACTACTAAAGAATTCCTTGAATTTTTCCATTTGCAGAGTATTAGTGAATTACCGCAGCTTGATGAAAAAGAAAACGAGAGGTTTATTGAACTTGCAAGATAGTATTATGCGTTTACAGCAGTATATGGCCCGCTGTGGTGTGGCAAGCCGTCGCGC
Above is a window of Treponema rectale DNA encoding:
- the recA gene encoding recombinase RecA, coding for MAKAAEEKMPVEMSEKLKALEAARLQIEKQFGTGSLMKLGTKTDATAIDVIPSGSILLDEALGIGGYPRGRIIEMYGPESSGKTTLALHAVAEAQKLGGIAAFIDAEHALDPVYAKNLGVNIDELYVSQPDTGEQALEICEQLVRSGAVDIIVIDSVAALTPQKEIEGEMGDSVMGVQARLMSQALRKLTAIVGKSKCLVVFINQIRMKIGVMFGNPETTTGGNALKFYSSIRLEIRRIESIDGKGDEDAIGNRVRVKIVKNKVAPPFRKVELDIYFGKGVSAAASILDSAVKHGLIDKRGAWYTRGDEKVGQGKENAVNYIENNPEYRIQLEHTLREKIFPGQVLRTKEGEVVTEEQIKAYEKEMRAKGVGVPAQTDEAEPASEPAPVKETKTASRAAGLAKAAAEKPSVEDLF
- the folK gene encoding 2-amino-4-hydroxy-6-hydroxymethyldihydropteridine diphosphokinase; this translates as MTCTVLGLGSNKGFQNLAPGKVLDEACRALSSVLKNAVFSSVYVTKPMYYEDQDYFHNMVCAGWYEGTAFELLDEIHRIEASFGRDRSKEIRYGCRSLDIDIELFGKEKISEENLVVPHEKFLERSFVLTPFHEVLKKYADIEFEGCLLKDSLPFSKEYIKTQLDLLKTQEVVLERS
- a CDS encoding segregation and condensation protein A, which gives rise to MEQTQVLETSVTDDVQSRRQKFSAGIFEGPLDLLLSLIRENKINIYDIPIAEITDQFLDYLDYAVELDLQDLSDFYAMASKLVHIKSLMLLPVEVKYEEGESMEDPRDELVAQLIEYQKFKKLSVLMEEQEEQSEWSFERKKIERLLPFDDEDSMWEKVDSWALLQDMQKIFKNLTNVSQDDRIINMNESITPNEKIALMNELLERNGECMFTDLITRRGNELDVVCAFMAILEAVKLKLADIFQNRMFGDIKICRKKQAA
- the scpB gene encoding SMC-Scp complex subunit ScpB, which produces MTLDGETALLETVLFLESEPQNVDSLSRITKLSPDVIKECLENLKAKYSAPDSGIELSQIIGGWILTPKKECFDFVKERYGKKNDGKLSKAAVETLSIIAYSQPITRAEIESIRHVSVDNMMRILLERNFIKEVGKKDIPGKPTLYGTTKEFLEFFHLQSISELPQLDEKENERFIELAR